TCCCGGACGAGAACAGGATGTTGGTGGCCGCGTCCGGGTCGCAGGCAACCGGCGTGAATGCGGTCTCGTCGCTGAGAAACGCCTCCCAGTCCAGGTCGCCGTCGCGGCTGACCGGCGCCCGCCGCCCGCCGCAACCGAGCACGACGGCCGCTGGCGCGTCCGCCTCTATCACCTTGCCGTACAGGGGCAGCGCCTTGCCGCCGCGCAGCATCTCGTCCTGGGTGAAGATCGCCTTCGCGCCGGTAATGCGCAGCCGGACCCGGATCTCTTCGGCGGCGAAGCTGTCGGCAATGCCCACCGCCGTGCAGCCGGCGAACACGATGCCCAGGTAGATGGCCACCGACTCGGCCGTCATCGGCAGGTAGATGGCGATGGCGTCGCCGGCGCGGTAGCCGGCCGCGTTCAGTCCGTTGGCCACGCGCCCCGACAGCGCGCGCAGTTCGGCCCCGGTCATGGTCGACCGGGCGCCGCCCTCCGCCTGGTGGATGATCGCCGGTGCCTCCGGCGGAGCCCCGAAGCAGCTCTCGGCGATGTTGAGGCGGGCTCCGGGGAACCAGCGCGGGGCGCGCAGGTCGTCCAGATCGGCGATTGCGGCGTAACGCTGCCGGAACCGGATCTCCAGCCGCTCCACCATCGTTCGCCAGAACTCCATGCGGTTGGCGACCGACCAGTCGAACAGCTCCGGGTAGTTGGCGCAGCCGCGCTCCCGCATCAACTTGTACAGGTTGCTGGCGTGCACCTCCGCGACCGCCGGCAGCCAGACCGGCGCCGGTCCGGCGGCCGGATCACGGCCGACGAAGATGCGTTCGTGGAGCAGGCGATGGGCGTCGAACGGAACCTCGGGCGTCAGCAGTGAGCGCGACAGCTCGCTCCAGCAGTGCTCCGCCGCGCTGCGGTCAGCGGACGGGGAGCCGTCCGCCAGCAGGGCGTTGGCGTGCTCCACGATCTGTGCCGCCCGGTCCGCGCCGACCCCCGCGGCGAGCAGTTCGTGGCGGGATACCTGGAGCCCCGGTGCGGCCAACGTGTCCCTCTTCAGGATCGCACCGGCTGCTATACCAGCATGCGCTGGTCGCTCAGGTCCTTGCCGCCCACCGACTGGCTGATGCTGGCGCCGCGGTACTCCTTGATCTCCAGCGCGTGGAACGTGTTCACGATCATGAACTGAGTCGGCATGTCCTCCCAGCGCGCCTGCTGAAACTGCACCGTACCCTCGCCGCGCCACATGCCGGTCACCCGGGAGTTGGAGCCCTCCGCGGGAGTGAGGGTGGCGTAGGCGACGTCGGCCTTGTCCCACTCCCCGGTCCGGGGAATGTACTTGTAGTGCAGTTGACCGGTCAGCACGCCGTCGGTGCGCGGGGCCGCGGGCCCCGGGTAGTTCTCCGGCGCCACCGCCTGCAGGTTGCGCAGCTTCATGTCCAGGAAGCGGTAGCCCTCCCAGCTCCCGGTCACGTGAAACTCGCCGCGGCACACCACCGGATCGGGCATCTCGCAGTAGATCTTCGAAAACCCCAGTTGCTCGCGCCCGGTCAGGATCGGGTCGGTCATGTTCTCCCACAGCACGGTCAGCAGCGGCCCCACGGCACGGTCGCGGGTGCCGGAAAATGCCACCGGGAAGGTAACCCCCATGATGTTGTAGCCGCGCCCGGCGAGCCACTCGATCTCCTTCATGTGGGTCTGACTGACGGTCACCACCGGCTCGCCGTGCAGCGAGAATCCGGGCGGCAGCAGCGGTTCGAGCTGCTCGGCGTTGGTCAGGAAGCTCACCGAGTAGCTGGTGGAACGGGGGCTGTCGATGCAGGCGAATCCCTTGCCGTCGGCGCCCTGGCGTGGACCTGCCATCGGTCCGAAGTGGGTGGGCATCATGTACATCATGCCCGGCTGGAACGTATAGGCCATGCCCCTGATCCTGCGCCGTCTCGCCCCAATTTGCAACCACTCGCCGGACCGGCTTCTACTCGGTGCTGGACACCTGTTCTATAGTCGTCTTCCATGATGGCGTCAGGCGGGGGTAGTGGGCGATGAAGTGGAAGCGGTCCGGTGGGCGTGCGTGGCGGGCGTGCGGCGCGGCGGTGATCCTGTTGACCGTCGCGGTGGCCGACTCGGCGGCGGAGGCGGGCGAGCCGAGGGCACTGAAGATCGGTCTGCTGATGGACTGTACGGCACCGGACCCGCAACGGCAGCGGCGAGCGCGGCGTCCGCCGCCTGGGAAGCCGCCTACGTTGCCGAGTACGGCTCGCTGCCGGTACTGGCCTACGTAAAGGAGGCCTACGACGCCACGGTGGCCCTGGTGTTGGCGGCCGAAGCCGCCGGAAGCACGGACGGCGCGGCGATCCGGGACCGCCTGCGCGCGATCGGCGGCCCGCCCGGCATCGCCGTAACCGCTGGACCGCGCGGTGTCGCCGCCGCACTCCGCGCCCTCGCCGACGGCGCCGAGATCGACTACCAAGGCGCCTCCGGCAGCATCGACTGGGACGACAACGGCGACCTGCGCCGCGGCCACGTCGGCATCTGGCGGTTCACTACGGACGAACGGATCGAGGAAACCGGCACGGTCGCCTTCACCCGCTGACCTCTCGTAACGGGCGGCGGCCAGGGCGCCGGTCTACTCAGTGCGGGACGTGCGGGACACGGGGACTTGACTTCATATGGCTACTTTCCTTCCGCACGTTCGTTCTCGATGAGCAGGGCGGCGGCGCGGGCGAGGGCTTCGGCGCCGGTGCGGCGCACTTCGCCGGGGTCGCGGGCGTGCCAGTCGAGCAGGCCGCGGCCGGTGTCGAGGCCGAGGTGGCCGGCGGCGGCGGTGTCGAGCAGGTGGCGGCGGCCGGCGTTGAGCCGTTCGCGGTCGTCGGGGTTGGTCTGGATGCGGCTGGCCAGGCCGAGGCCGGCCACGTCGCGCTGCGCCAGCGGGCCGCGCACCATGAAGCGCAGCCCGAAGCCGAATCGTACCGCGCGGTCGATGTCCTCGGCGCTGGCCGAGCCCTCGGCCACCTGGGCCAGGGCCTCGCGCATCAGGGCGCGCTGCAGGCGGTTGGCGACGTAGCCGGATACGTCGCGCCGCACCCGTATCGGGGTCTTGCCGCAGCGCTCCCAGAGCGCGTAGGCGGCCTCGAACGCCTCGTCGGCGGTGGCGGCGGCGCGCGACACCTCCACCAGCGGCACGATCTGGGCGGGCAGGAAGAAGTGCGAGCCCACTACCAGCCGGCGGCGCGGCTCGCTGACCCGCGCGCTCACGTCGGCCAGCGTGAAACTGGAGGAGTTGGTGGCGAGCACGGCATCGGCCGGGGCCAGACGGTCCAGCTCGGCGAACAGCTCCTGCTTGGCAGGCAGGTCCTCCGGCGCCGCCTCGATCACGAACGCGGCACCCGCCACGGCCCGCTCCAGGTTGGTGGTGGTGCGCACGCGGGCGGGGGTGTCGCGCGCCACCTCGGCGGTGATCAGCCCGTGCCTCCGCAGCCGCTCCACCGACTCCCGGATCAGCGCGGCCGCCCGCTCCAGGGCGGCCGCGTCCGGGTCGTACAGCCACACCTCCGGGTACGAGCGCGCCAGCACCTCGCCAATGCCGTGGCCCATCGCCCCGGCGCCGATCACCGCACTCTTCGCCGCCACGCCGCTACTATCCCCGCCCAGCCCGTCTGCCGCAATGCTCGCGAATCGGGTCTGGACGGATCGACCTTAGCGGGCCGGCGCGTTACTCTGTGCCGCGTGAACGGATACGACTATATCGCTCAGATTCTCAAGACCGAGGGGGTGGAGTGGCTGGCCTGCTTCCCCCAGCACCCGATCATCGAGGCCGTCGCCGCCGTCGGCATCCGCCCGATCGCGTTTCGCCACGAGCGCGGCGCGGTAATGGCCGCCGACGGCTACAGCCGCACCAGCGACGGCCGGCGCTTCGGCGTGGTCGCCGTGCAGGCGCAGGCGGGCGCCGAGAATGCGCTCGGCGGCCTCGCGCAGGCCGGGGCCGACAACATTCCGATCCTGATGCTGCCGGCCGGCAACTCGCTGAACACCCTGACCCGGCCCAACTTCCAGGCCGCCCGCACCTACCATGGCGTTGCCAAGTGCGTCGAACCGATCCTGCGCCCCGACCAGGTGGCGCCGGTGATGCGGCGCGCCTTCCATGCCCTGCGCAGCGGCGCCCCCGGCCCGGCGGTGGTGGAGATGACCGGCGACGTGTGCGCCCAGCAGGTGCCGGAGTCGGCGCAGACCTACCGTCCGCCGCGCCCGGCGCGGCAGACCCCGGCGGCGGACGACGTCGCCGCCGCCGCGGAGGTGCTGCGCGCCGCCCGCAGGCCGCTGATCTGGGCCGGCGCCGGTGTGCTGGCGGCCGGCGCCAGCGCGGAGCTGGCCCGCCTCGCCGAGGTGCTTGCGGCGCCGGTGTTCTGCACCATGCCCGGCAAGTCGGCGCTGCCCGAAACCCACCGCCTCGCGCTCGGCGCCGGGGCCGGCACCACCACCCTGGCCGCGCACCGCTGGCTGTCCGAGTGCGACGTGATGCTCGCCCTCGGTACCAGCCTCACCCGCAGCCCCTACGCCCAGTCGGTGCGCGCGGACATCCGGCTGATCCACAACAGCGTCAGCGTCGACGACCTGAACAAGGACGAGGCGCCCGAGGTGGCGCTGCTCGGCGATGCCGGCCTCACCATGGCGGCCCTGATCGAGGAACTCGGCGGCGGCGCGGCGGACCAGGCCGCGGTCGACCGGGTGGCGGGCGAGGTGGCCGCGGTCCGCGCCGAGTGGCTGGCCGAGTGGCAGCCGGCGCTCACCGACGACGGCGAGCCGCTGAACTACTACCGGGTGGTGCACGCGCTCAACGAGGTGCTCGACCCGGACGCCAGCATCGTGACCCACGACGCCGGCGCGCCGCGCGACTGCATGGTGCCGTTCTACCGCGCCACCGTGCCGCACAGCTACGTCGGCTGGGGCAAGACCACCCACCTCGGCTTCGGTCTGCCGCTGGCGATCGGCGCCAAGCTGGCCCACCCGGACCGGTTCTGCCTCAACGTGATGGGCGACGGCGCGTTCGGCATGTCGGGCCTCGACCTGGAGACGGCGGTGCGCGCGGAGGTGCCGATCACCACCGTGCTGCTCAACAACGGCGCCATGGCCACCTACAGCGGCGCCCGCGACATGATCGGACCCGCGGCGCGCGCCTTCGGCGTGTCCAAGATGGGCGGCAACTACGCGGCGCTGGCCGACGCGCTCGGCGCCCGCGGCATCGCCGTGCGCACCGCCGCGGAGCTGGAGCAGGCGCTGGCCGACGCGCAACGCCTGAACGCGGACGGGGTCACCGTCCTGATCGACGTGCAGGCCAACGTGGAGTCGCGCCGCTCGCGGTTCTGACGCCGATACCTCATCGCGAGGCCGGCCGCGATCTCGGCCGCGGCCTCAGAAGCGCTGCGACTGCGGGTAGTCTTCGTAGGTGGGGCAGCTCTCGTCGGCAAAGATGCGGTCGATGGCGGCGCGGTCGTCGTCGCTCAGCCGCCACTCGGTGGAGGCGACGTTTTCCGCCAGCTCGCGGTCGTTGCGCATGCCCACCAGCGCCACCGACACCGCCGGATGGCCGAGCACCCAGGCGATGGCGAGCTGCGCCAGCGACCGGCCGTGGCTCGCCGCCAGCTCGGCCAGCCGCGCGGCCACGCGCAGCTCGCGCGCGAAGTGCTCGCGCTGGAACAGCGGCAACCCGAACGCGGTGTAGTTTCTGCGCCGCCAGTCGGCCTCCTCGAACGTGTGGTCCGGCTTGAACGCGCCGGTCAGCAGCCCGAAGCCGAGCGTCCCGTACGCCATGAAGCCGATGTTGTGCTCCAGGCAGTAAGGCAGGATCGCCTTCTGCATGCGCTGGTCGAACAGGTGATAGCCCACCTGGTTGACCGCGACGTCGGTGAACTGCCGGCAGTAATCCATGGTCTCGATGTTGAAGTTGGACACGCCGGCGTGGCGGATCTTGCCGTCCTGCTTCAACTTCTGCAGCGCGCGCATCGGCTCGTCGAACGGGGTCTCGAAGTCGGGCCAGTGGATCAGCATCAGGTCGATCACGTCGGTGTTCAGGCGGCGCAGGCAGCCCTCGGTACGCGCGACGATGTGCTCGTAGCGCGAGTTGCGCCCGGTCACCCGGTACTTCTCGTCGTCGTATGCGAAGCCGGTCTTGGTGACCAGGATCACCTCGCTGCGGCGGGCGCCGAGCGCCTTGGCGAGCAGCTCCTCCGAGTGGAAGGGGCCGTACACCTCGGCCGTGTCGAACAGGTTGATGCCGTGGTCGATCGCCGCGTGCACCGCCCGCGACGCCTCGCCGACGTCGATTGAGCCGTACATGGTGGTGCTCATCTCCCAGGTGCCGAAGCCGATGGGGGAAGTCATGAGGTCGGTATTGCCGATTGGCCGTCGTTCCATGCCCCGACCCTACACCATCCGGGCGCGCGCGTCAGGGGGGCCCGGGCAGGTCCGGTGCGGGTCCGCCGTCAGGTCTTGAGGCCGCCGGTGAACCCGCTCATCACCTTGCGCTGCGCGATGATGAACACGACGATCGGCGGCAGCGTCGCCACCACCGCCACCCCGATCCGCTCGTGCGCCGTGGACCACAACTGCACGTTCTGGAAGTACAGCAGCGACACCGGCAGCGTGTAGAGGTCGGTCGAGGTCGCCAGCATGAACGGAAAGATGAAGGCGTTCCACGACATGATGATGCCGAGCAGCCCCGCCGCCACGATGGCCGGCATCGCCAGCGGGATCAGGACGCTCCACAGGATGCGCAGGTCGGCGGCCCCGTCGACGCGCCCCGCGTACTCGTACTCGACCGGGATGTCGCGGAAGAACCGGTACAGCAGCACGAACGGCAGCGGCTCTGCCGCCAGCACCAGGATGATGCCGAGATAGGTATTGATCAGGCCCAGACGGTAGACCACGAAGAAGGTCGGTATGAGCAGCGTGATCCCGGGGAACATGAAGGTCGCGAACAGCAGCCAGACGATCACACCCTTGAACGGCACCGGCTTTCTGGCCAGAGCATAGCCGGCAAGTATCCCCGTCACGAGATAGATCAGCACCGCGCCGGCGGTCGTGATCAGGCTGTTCATCGTGTACCGGGCGATCGGGAACACGTCACGTATCTCGACGAACAGGTACTTCCAGACGTAGATGGAGAATGGCTGCGGCAGCAGGTAGTTGCTGTCGCCGCGATAGAACGCCTCGTTGGTCATCAAGGTGCCCGACACCATCCACAGGTACGGGTACATGAAGATCACCAGTCCAAGCGCAAGCAGGCCGTACACGACCGCCCGCCACGGCTCCCTGCGCCGGCGCACTGATGTCATCGCGGTCGACACCGGATCGTCCTACAGCTTCAGGAGCTTGCCGGGTACGGCAGCGATCGCCGCCAGCACCAGGAACACGATCACCGAGCCGGCCGCCGCCCACTCCCACTTGGACAGCACGTAGGCCAGGTTGAACACGTAGTACATGATCGTCTCCGTGCTCGTCCCCGGTCCTCCGGCGGTAATGATGAAGATCGGCGTGAATGCCTGGAACGCGTCCACCAGGCCGATCAGGATGGACACCGTGAACGCGGCGTGCAGGAACGGCACCGTGACGTACCGGAACTGCTGCCAGGCGTTGGCTCCGTCACAGCGCGCCGCCTCGTGATAGGCGGGATCGATCATCTCCAGGTTGGCCGAGAACACGATCACGTAGAAGCCCATGTTCTTCCACACCGAGATCCCGACGATGGTCGGCAACGCCCAGGTGATGCTGCCGAGCAGAAAGAACTTCTCGAATCCCAGCGCCGTCAACAGGGCGCCGAACGGCCCGAAGTCGGGGTTGAGGAGCG
This portion of the Spirochaetaceae bacterium genome encodes:
- a CDS encoding acetoacetate decarboxylase family protein → MAYTFQPGMMYMMPTHFGPMAGPRQGADGKGFACIDSPRSTSYSVSFLTNAEQLEPLLPPGFSLHGEPVVTVSQTHMKEIEWLAGRGYNIMGVTFPVAFSGTRDRAVGPLLTVLWENMTDPILTGREQLGFSKIYCEMPDPVVCRGEFHVTGSWEGYRFLDMKLRNLQAVAPENYPGPAAPRTDGVLTGQLHYKYIPRTGEWDKADVAYATLTPAEGSNSRVTGMWRGEGTVQFQQARWEDMPTQFMIVNTFHALEIKEYRGASISQSVGGKDLSDQRMLV
- a CDS encoding 3-hydroxyacyl-CoA dehydrogenase family protein, producing the protein MAAKSAVIGAGAMGHGIGEVLARSYPEVWLYDPDAAALERAAALIRESVERLRRHGLITAEVARDTPARVRTTTNLERAVAGAAFVIEAAPEDLPAKQELFAELDRLAPADAVLATNSSSFTLADVSARVSEPRRRLVVGSHFFLPAQIVPLVEVSRAAATADEAFEAAYALWERCGKTPIRVRRDVSGYVANRLQRALMREALAQVAEGSASAEDIDRAVRFGFGLRFMVRGPLAQRDVAGLGLASRIQTNPDDRERLNAGRRHLLDTAAAGHLGLDTGRGLLDWHARDPGEVRRTGAEALARAAALLIENERAEGK
- a CDS encoding thiamine pyrophosphate-binding protein; protein product: MNGYDYIAQILKTEGVEWLACFPQHPIIEAVAAVGIRPIAFRHERGAVMAADGYSRTSDGRRFGVVAVQAQAGAENALGGLAQAGADNIPILMLPAGNSLNTLTRPNFQAARTYHGVAKCVEPILRPDQVAPVMRRAFHALRSGAPGPAVVEMTGDVCAQQVPESAQTYRPPRPARQTPAADDVAAAAEVLRAARRPLIWAGAGVLAAGASAELARLAEVLAAPVFCTMPGKSALPETHRLALGAGAGTTTLAAHRWLSECDVMLALGTSLTRSPYAQSVRADIRLIHNSVSVDDLNKDEAPEVALLGDAGLTMAALIEELGGGAADQAAVDRVAGEVAAVRAEWLAEWQPALTDDGEPLNYYRVVHALNEVLDPDASIVTHDAGAPRDCMVPFYRATVPHSYVGWGKTTHLGFGLPLAIGAKLAHPDRFCLNVMGDGAFGMSGLDLETAVRAEVPITTVLLNNGAMATYSGARDMIGPAARAFGVSKMGGNYAALADALGARGIAVRTAAELEQALADAQRLNADGVTVLIDVQANVESRRSRF
- a CDS encoding aldo/keto reductase; protein product: MERRPIGNTDLMTSPIGFGTWEMSTTMYGSIDVGEASRAVHAAIDHGINLFDTAEVYGPFHSEELLAKALGARRSEVILVTKTGFAYDDEKYRVTGRNSRYEHIVARTEGCLRRLNTDVIDLMLIHWPDFETPFDEPMRALQKLKQDGKIRHAGVSNFNIETMDYCRQFTDVAVNQVGYHLFDQRMQKAILPYCLEHNIGFMAYGTLGFGLLTGAFKPDHTFEEADWRRRNYTAFGLPLFQREHFARELRVAARLAELAASHGRSLAQLAIAWVLGHPAVSVALVGMRNDRELAENVASTEWRLSDDDRAAIDRIFADESCPTYEDYPQSQRF
- a CDS encoding carbohydrate ABC transporter permease; translation: MTSVRRRREPWRAVVYGLLALGLVIFMYPYLWMVSGTLMTNEAFYRGDSNYLLPQPFSIYVWKYLFVEIRDVFPIARYTMNSLITTAGAVLIYLVTGILAGYALARKPVPFKGVIVWLLFATFMFPGITLLIPTFFVVYRLGLINTYLGIILVLAAEPLPFVLLYRFFRDIPVEYEYAGRVDGAADLRILWSVLIPLAMPAIVAAGLLGIIMSWNAFIFPFMLATSTDLYTLPVSLLYFQNVQLWSTAHERIGVAVVATLPPIVVFIIAQRKVMSGFTGGLKT
- a CDS encoding sugar ABC transporter permease, giving the protein MRSLLRRSSYLLYIVPALTVFLLFRHFAIIEGLRMSLIDFNPRGPSEFVGFEHYIRVLQRPRLFESFVRTGYFLVLYLPVSIASSLLVALLINARGIRGTLFFKVSFFVPVISTFAAMAYVWESLLNPDFGPFGALLTALGFEKFFLLGSITWALPTIVGISVWKNMGFYVIVFSANLEMIDPAYHEAARCDGANAWQQFRYVTVPFLHAAFTVSILIGLVDAFQAFTPIFIITAGGPGTSTETIMYYVFNLAYVLSKWEWAAAGSVIVFLVLAAIAAVPGKLLKL